One Maniola jurtina chromosome 24, ilManJurt1.1, whole genome shotgun sequence DNA window includes the following coding sequences:
- the LOC123877829 gene encoding uncharacterized protein LOC123877829, protein MLKILLLLGLSHTAALVDGTPYCALRYRRLCQGKGRHVACRFPVPGPGLSCQNYTQIKFTSDLKNFIVHYINKRRQRIAAGKERVRGGVHLPRPQIMMLVSWDRELAKLAQRLADQCQFVHDDCRATVRYPYAGQSVGEVRWRSGAEGEAASLGAQRAIRRVLDAWWGERRRVYARQLIAPFRLTTKDMVWGHFSQLAVWRLQAVGCGAVRHGFQHTRMLLVCDFSHTNMLGQRTMTPGPLAPCPMHTERRPRSAYPLLCAPLKIPTSTEKDDREIIKGYDYSYDEDVEDDEEEERITQATRAIAKYRTTTQRAIDKFEQDIDLSSSEPVTMKKYRHWETRRLGFGRSHVDSENEDYAIFSKAKQKLIHDEAYDDEDTKPEDEGNLFTRADGTANQVLNSRQRWKQARIRPQRPGANALLKKAPEKHIQRSSMIPFLLDKDHSDQLFRDTGFHVNWRKQIQE, encoded by the exons ATGTTAAAAATTCTACTACTCTTGGGTCTGTCGCACACTGCGGCGTTGGTGGACGGGACACCTTACTGCGCTCTGCGCTACAGGCGCCTGTGCCAGGGGAAGGGCAGACACGTGGCGTGCCGGTTTCCCGTC CCGGGACCAGGGTTGTCATGTCAAAATTATACCCAAATAAAATTCACAAGTGATCTGAAAAATTTCATAGTCCATTATATAAACAA acgTCGGCAACGCATCGCTGCTGGGAAGGAGAGAGTTCGTGGCGGTGTGCATTTACCGCGTCCACAGATTATGATgttagtt AGTTGGGACCGCGAGTTAGCTAAACTGGCTCAGAGACTTGCAGACCAGTGCCAATTCGTACACGATGACTGTAGAGCTACTG TGCGTTACCCATATGCTGGTCAGAGCGTAGGAGAGGTGCGCTGGCGCAGCGGCGCCGAGGGCGAGGCTGCGTCCCTGGGCGCCCAGCGCGCGATACGTCGCGTGCTCGACGCGTGGTGGGGCGAGCGACGTCGCGTGTACGCGCGACAACTCATTGCGCCCTTCAGACTTACTACCAA agATATGGTCTGGGGCCACTTCAGCCAGCTAGCAGTATGGAGACTCCAAGCAGTAGGCTGTGGCGCCGTGCGTCACGGCTTCCAACATACGAGAATGTTGCTAGTGTGTGACTTCTCCCACACTAACATGCTGGGTCAAAGGACGATGACGCCGGGCCCCCTGGCGCCTTGTCCAATGCACACTGAGAGGCGGCCGCGGTCTGCTTACCCTTTGCTGTGTGCTCCA TTAAAAATACCAACATCTACAGAAAAAGACGACCGCGAAATTATCAAAGGCTACGATTATAGCTACGACGAAGACGTAGAAGAtgatgaagaagaagaaagaataACGCAAGCAACACGAG CAATTGCCAAATATAGAACGACCACGCAACGGGCAATAGATAAGTTTGAGCAAGATATAGACTTGAGTAGCAGTGAGCCTGTCACTATGAAGAAGTACCGCCATTGGGAGACAAGAAGATTAGGGTTTGGTAGATCACA tgtggATTCAGAGAACGAGGACTACGCAATATTTTCAAAAGCTAAACAGAAGCTGATACATGATGAAGCATATGATGATGAGGATACGAAGCCGGAGGATGAAGGAAACCTCTTCACCAGAGCTGATGGCACTGCTAATCAA GTATTAAATTCAAGGCAGAGATGGAAACAGGCACGAATTAGACCACAGAG GCCTGGAGCAAACGCCCTATTGAAGAAAGCACCAGAGAAACATATTCAACGATCGTCTATG attccaTTCCTGTTGGACAAAGACCACTCTGACCAGTTGTTTCGGGACACGGGGTTCCATGTTAACTGGAGGAAACAGATACAGGAATAA